From the Mahella australiensis 50-1 BON genome, the window CATAGGCACCATCGAGGCTGCTTTTATCACTATAGTATTGCCCGTAGCCAGGCACAGCGGTGCCATCCAACCCATAGGGATCATACCTGGGAAGTTCCACGGCACTATGCCGGCGAATACGCCTACCGGTTCTCTATATAGCGTTGTATCATATCCCTTAGACGTATCCATGAGCGATTCACCCAACATGAGCGTGGGTATGCCACAGGCAAACTCGATCGGCTCTTTTATCTTGAGCACTTCGCCTTTGGCTTCTTCCCATACCTTGCCATTTTCATGCGCTATAATATCGGTGAGTTCATCTATATGGCTTTCCAGTATGTCCCTGAATTTGAATATTACCTGAGCCCGTTTCATAACCGGTGTCTGCGACCAACTTACGAAGGCCTCTTTAGCAGCTTCCACCGCCATATTGACCTCCTCGACGGTACAGCACGGGGTCTGCGCTATCACCTGGCCCGTGCTCGGGTTGTGTACATCCATGTACTTGGTTGTCTTGGATTCTATCCATTTGCCGCCTATGAAAACCTTCAGTTTTTTTATATCGCTCACTTTTTCTCCTCCATTACGTTATTTTGCCGGCCAGATCACGGCATCTTCCTGCATTGCCCACAGATGTTCCGATTCAAATGTGGGCGTTATATACGGGTTGCCTTCCAAGTGGCGTATAACCCATATATAATACATGGCATAGCCGGGGGCCGATACCTGAGGATGGCTGGCATCGTTTAGTATCTCTACAGTATCGTTGTTTTTGACTTTTAGGACGTTTTCGCCGAGGTTGCAAAAGCCGAAACCGTTCTCGGGACTAAATTTATAATAATATATCTCCGGCTGCGGATGATGGTGCGGCGGATAGCTGGACCATTTGCCGGGATAGTTTATCACCTCTCCCAGCACCAGGTTGGAATAAGGCGCATTGGAATAATCGAATATGGTTCTCACTATGCGCGTGGCCATCTCGTTCACAGTTCCTTTACCTCTTTCTTCGCTTCGGCATTCTTCATCCGAATAAAGATGGGCATCAAAGGCAACGCTGTTATCGGTCTGTGATACCGACAGCTCCGCTTCGTCGCTTATGCATTTTATGTTTACAGCAATCCCGGCCGGCACATGCAGGCACCATGGGTTTTGATCTAGAAAGCTTTTTCTGTGGACAATGGCCTTTCTGTTACCCCATTCGAAAACCACATCGCCCTGTATGAGCAAAAATGCGCGTTCTTTTGCCGACGCGTCGGCAAATCCCTGATCCTTTTTCAATTTCAGTATACCAAAGTCCATTCCCGTCTGATCTTCATACACTATACTGTTATAGCCGTAATCAAAAGGCTTACCCCTTCTTATCAACACATGTATCCTCTCCTTTTAAATGGTTATCATAAATCCCCTTATAACACCTAAAAGCTGTTCGTATCCTTCTATAAAGGATTTAAGGGTTTTCTTTGTGGCGCCAAATCCATCGAAATCCTCGGGTTTCATGCCGTCGGCATCGTATGCTCTGCGGAAATCGTCAAATTTAGCGTATAGTTCATCGATTATCTCCTTGTCGACATCATTATCCATCCTAGCAACTACTTCGATGTCAGAAGCATTGAACATCTTCTGCCATTTATACGGTATAGTAAGCACTATGTCGCCGCCCATAAGCTCGCTCCATTGCAGGTAGTTCCTATAAGCTGCCGCCAAAAGGCGCGTTCTATAACCTCGCTCTTTGTATATCCTATAGGCTTTTTTCATGGCGGCTATGCCAGCCCAATCGAGGTATCCCGGCGTAGCAAGTATTTCATCTTTTTCAGCCACATCCTTGAGCCAATCGTCCAAACGTCCCACCATTATCGTGCATACCGGCCTCATTGAGGCTATATCCTTGCCTTCTTTTTCCCTGCTGTCAAGCCCCCTTTCTATAGCCTCGGCTACAGCCAGCGACTGGGGAACGGTAAAGCAAACCGTCGCATTTATATTAACGCCGTTGTATGTGGCTTCTTCTATGGCCTCTATGCCGGCCTTCGTGACCGGTATTTTTACCTGCATATTAAGCGCCAATGTATTGAAATGTATGGCCTGTTCTGCCATCATCTCAGCATTTCTGTAATATTTAGGGTTGGTCTGTATGGATATTCTGCCTTTTAATCCATTTTCTTTATCGAATACCGGCTTTAGCAGCTCTGCTCCTTTGACGGCCATTTCCTCAATTAATTTCCATGCCACGTCTTCTTCCGTGCCCTTAGGCATCTCTTTTATTATCTGATTTATTCTGTCCTGCCAAAGATGCATTTCTTTCTTTAATACATTGAATACTATCACCGGGTTGGTAGTAGCCCCTACCGCACCGTTTTCTATAGCGTAGGTCAGCTCCTCCACTGAGCATGAATCATTCCAAAAATCCGTAGGCATCGTGGATGCCATCCTGTGCAATGGGCTTTTATAACCATCCATAGTCATTTAAAATCACCTCGACAAAATATTAGTTTTATAATCCGGCTTTCACCTTTATATATTCCCTGGCCTTTAAGGCGTATTCCAGCGGATTAGCCTTGGCCGGGTCCTGTTCCGCTTCCACCACCATCCATCCTTCATATCCTGTATCATCAAGAACTTTGAATATAGGGGCAAAATCTATCATGCCATCGCCGGGCACTGTGAACACACCGGCTCTTACGGCGTCGAGAAAGCTCATGTCCTCGCGTTTAACCTTCTCTAAGACATCTTTTCGGACGTCTTTGAGGTGCACATGTTTTATTCTGGCAGCGTATTTTTTCACCACTTCCACCGGGTCTTCGCCCGAGAATACCAGGTGCCCTGTATCATAGAGCAGATATACGAAATCCGGGTCAGTCATACTCATAAGCCGGTCGATTTCTTCCAGTGTCTGCACGCCGGTGCCCATGTGATGGTGGTAGGTCAATACCATCCCCTTATTCTGAGCCAATTTACCCAGATAGTTCAATCCATCGGCCAGGCGTTTCCACTCTTCTTTGGTAAATATGGGTTTACCAGCAAACACGGGTATATCTTTTAATCCTTGTATGCTGTGCCCTTGCTCCGCCGCGCCTATTATCTTCGCACCTAATTCATATAGAAGATCCCTGTGCTTTACGAATGCATCCACTGTTTCCTGCAGGGGTTTGGTGGTGAGGTATGCGCTGAACCAAGCATTGCATACCCTGAGGCCCCTCAGCGACAGGGCTTTTTTAAGCACCTGGGGATCTTTTGGATACTTGTTGCCTATCTCGGTGCCTTCAAATCCAGCCAGCGCCATTTCGCTTATGCATTGTTCAAATGTATTTTCTGCGCCTAGTTCAGGCATATCGTCATTGGTCCATGCTATGGGCGCTATGCCCAATTTCACTTTGTTTTTATCCATATCGTTCATCCTTGCCCTCAATACTTTCTTGCTTTTTTGAGCTCTTCTTTCAATTCCTCAGTAGCTTTCACTATATCCTGTTTGCGTGCTACCTCAGCATTGCCCACTCTCCACCACGATTCGTAATCATGCGTCATGGTCTTGGGCAATACTTTTATATCTATCAGCGTGGATACGGTTTGCTTCTTGGCATCCTCTATGGCGTTTCTAAGCTCTTCTTCGCTTCTAACACGATAGGTCTTGCAGCCGTAGCCTTCGGCACATTTGGCGAAGTCTATGCACATAAGCTCGCCATCAAGCTTCCCGGTCTGCTCGTTTCTCATGCGAAATTCGGTGCCGAAGCTGCCCATGCCGTGGCCCATCTGCAGGTTGTTTATGCAGCCGAACGAGGCGTTGTCGAATAGCACCACGTTTATCTTTTTGCGCTCCTGTATAGATGTTATGAGCTCGGAATGAAGCATAAGATAAGAGCCATCCCCCACCATAGAATATACCTCGACATCCGGCCTGGCCATCTTCACGCCCAACGCAGCATTTATCTCATAGCCCATGCATGAATAGCCATATTCCATATGGTAGGTATCGGGGGCTTTAGGCCGCCACATCCTCTGCATATCACCCGGTAAGCTGCCCGATGAACCGACTACTATTGCATTGTCATCTATTATCTCGTTCAATATGCCCAGCACTCTGGTCTGAGGCATGTATGAGCCGAATTTTTCTCCGAATTCTTCTATCACTTCATCTCTTTGACCTGCTATTTCTGGCTGGAAGCCCTCGCCATATTTGATGTTTGCAAGCCTATCCAGCTCTCGCAACCACTTGTCCCTGGCCTCTTTTATCTCGGTGGTATAGGCCGATTTGTAGCCTGTTTCTTTGAGCTCTTCGCATATGGCCTCAAGCGCCGCCTTAGCATCGGCCACCACCCTTACCCCATCCAGTTTGTAGGCATCGAACGAAGCTATATTTATGTTGAGGAAATCAACATCCGGATTCTGAAAAAGCCATTTGGATGATGTGGTGAAATCGGTATAGCGCGTGCCTACGCCTATTACCAAGTCGGCTTCTTTTGCTATAGTATTGGCCGCGATGTTGCCTGTCGCGCCTATACCGCCCAGATTGAGCTCGTGGTCCCATGTTATGGCACCCTTGCCGGCCTGGGTTTCTCCAAACGGTATGTTGAATGCCTCGGCAAATGTTCTAAAAGCCTCCTGCGCTTCGGAATACTTGACACCGCCACCGCATATCAATATGGGCTTTTTTTTGCTCATTATGAGCTTTACGGCATCGCTTATCATCTCTTTGGTCGCCGGCATGCGTTCTATGCGGTGCACGCGCTTTGCCAGAAACTCAACGGGAAAATCGTAGGCCTCGGCCTCGACATCTTGAGGCATGGCCAATGTTACAGCGCCGGTATCGGCCGGATTGGTCAGCACTCTCATGGCGTTTATAGCTGCCGACATGAGCTGCTCGGGGCGCGATATCCTGTCCCAGTACCTGCTTACGGCTTTGAATGCGTCGTTTGTGGTTATGCCTATGTTGTAGTATTGTTCCACCTGCTGCAATACCGGGTCAGGCTGCCTCATCGCATATGTATCGCCCGGCAAAAACAGTACCGGTATGCGGTTAGCAGTAGCCGTGCCGGCTGCCGTCACCATATTGGCGGCGCCCGGCCCTATAGATGATGTGCAGGAGTATATCTGCCTTCTGTGCATCTGCTTGGCAAAGCCTATGGCTGCGTGGGCCATGCCCTGCTCGTTTTTGCCCTGGTGCACTATCAGTTCCCCCGGGTCCTCTTCCAGCGCTTGGCCTATGCCCAACACGTTGCCGTGGCCGAATAGCGCAAATACCCCTCTTACAAACTTCTGCTCGACGCCGTCGAATTCGATATACTGATTATCCAGAAATTTGACCAGGGCTTGCGCTGTGGTCATTCTCATGGTTTTCATAATACCACCTCTAATTTTTATATGGAATTCTCTATTTCATGTATTTTAACCGGCCTGTTTTCTTCCAACGATTTCTTAGCCGCCAAAGCTATAAGCACCGGTTTTAAGCCATCTTCACCGCTAACTGGAGGATCGGTATCATTTATAACAGCATCTACAAATTCTTTTATTTCCTCAACAAACGAATCGTTGTACCTCTCGAGGAAGAAATACTTTGGCTTTTCGCCTATAATCCCATCAGCCGTGCTTAGAATTCTTGTGGACGGCGTATCATTCTGATCTTCGGCGCTGCCATTGGAGCCAAAAACCTCAACGCGTTGATCATAGCCGTACGTGGCCTTTCTGCTGTTGTTTATGACACCTATGGCTCCATTTTCAAACCTAAGCGTTATGACTGCCGTGTCTATATCGCCTGCTTCGCCTATGGCAGGATCCACCAGCACTGCTCCCGCTGCATATACTTCTTCTACCTCGCTTCCTGCCAGATACCTTGCCATATCGAAGTCATGTATGGTCATGTCCAGGAATAAGCCTCCAGATGATTTGACATATTCTATTGGCGGCGGTGCTGGATCCCTTGAGGTTATTTGGATTATATGGGGCTTACCCACTCTGCCTTCTACTACCGCTTCTCTAACAGCTTTATGGTTGTGGTCAAACCTCCTGTTAAAACCTATCTGCAGCTTTACACCAGCGGCTTTTACCGCATCTAAGGCGGCTTTCACCTTATCTACCGATAAGTCTATCGGTTTTTCACAGAATATGTGCTTGCCGGCTTTGGCCGCTTCGATTATGAAATCGGCATGTGTATTAGTGGGTGAGCATATAAGGACGGCTTCGATTTCAGGATTGTTCAAAATATCTTTGTAGTTTTTTGTAACAGCGTGTATACCGAGCTCATCCGCCCATTCTTTGATCTGATCCGCAAAAATATCAGCTATAGCCACAAGCTCTGCCTTCGGCACATTGCGCACAATATTTTCGGCGTGAAGTTTACCTATCCTCCCCGCACCTATAATGCCTATTTTAAGCCTTTCCCCCATAATCAAATTCTCCTCTCAAAATATATTAGATAATTCCTCTTTAGGATATCAAACGTTTGCATTAAAGTCAACGTTTTTTATGAATTCAGCTATCAAGACTGTATGTATATAATCTTATCGCTTTAATATTGCAATTTATCGTTTCAATAATCGTTTGCACAACTATACTTGCGTAAAAGAAGATATCTATGCTAAAATAAATCATATCATTCGGGGGTGATAAAAAAATGAATTCGGCAGAACAATCAAAAATTATTATAAAAGAAAATAAGCAAGGAATAAGCTTAGAAACTCCTCGTTTCTCTCTATCGTACGGACAGGCAGCGGATGCGGATATAGGAAATCGTCGGCTTATTAGTTTTAACATACTTTCAGCGCTAAAAGGAGGAGACCATGACGTTATCCTCGAGGTTGACAGCTCTCTGCTAAATGCCCCGAGGCAACATCGGGCCGATATAGCACTGGATTTTGTTCGCGCTGTGCGCAGCGCCGGTATAGATTTCAGATATGATAAGAATGCTGAAAAGACTTCTTTCTTTTCTCAGCTTTTTAGAATAGGTGATACCGGCTCTTCATTTCGTCACCGTGTTTTAACGTATGTCCCAAAAGGTATATGGAACAGTGAAACCTTTGTAAATATTTTACCCACTCAGGGTATACGGTATTATATAGTGCCGCCTAATGCTCAAAGCAGCAAACTGCTGGACGACATGCGCCAGGGTTATATATTAGATGATGAGAAGCTGGATATATTCGATCTGATAGTCTTCGACTGCTGCATTTTCGGCCAAATGGGCATATATACAAAGCATCTTTCGCTAGATGATATAAAAGGGCGCTTAAAAAATATCCTTTAAATACTTCTGCAAGTCCTCCTTATAATAAGCCTAGGTTCCAGTATCTTTTTTATCGGCGTTTTATCCTGCGGACTATTTATTTTTTGTATTATTATTTCCGCTGCTAATTGGCCTATCTTTACCTTTGGCTGAGCTACTGTGGTAAGGCTGATCTTATCAAAAGAGGCAAAACTTATATCATCTATGCCCATAACCGATACGTTGTCAGGCACTTTCAGTCCGAATTCTTCTACGGCCTGTATCACGCCTAGCGCCAGCACATCGTTGCCCGCCAGTATAGCGGTGGGAATATCGTTATAGATCAACAGCTCTTTAGTAAGTTCATAGCCGCTCATCTGTTTGAACTGGCCGTGCATAGGAGAATACCGCAGCGGCAAACCATAGGATTTCAGTGCTTCCCGATATCCTTCAAAGCGCCGTCTATCGCTGCTGCTGTTTTCCAATCCACCTATGTATGCTATATTTTTATGTCCTAATTTCAGCAAATATTCTGTCGCCATATATCCGCATTTATAATCGTCAGTAGCTACAAAACTGCAATCAGGATCATCAGGACTGTAAGTGACAAACACTACGGGCGTATCTCCACCATTAAAATTAGAGATTATATGGCTATCATCTACTGCCGGCGCAATTATAATACCATCCACCATCTTGCTCTTGAGGGCTTTTAGATACCTCTCCTCCCTCTCAATCTGCCAGTTGGTCGTACATAATAAAACGGTATAGCCATTATCATATGCGTGGCTCTCCACCCCCTGAGCCACTTCGGGAAAGAATGGATTTGTTATATCGGGTATTATAAGCCCTATGGTCTTAGTGGCCTTTGTAATCAGACTTCTGGCTATAATATTGGGCGTATATCCCATATCTTTAGCCAATTTCTTAATCTTTTTTTTAGTTTCCTCGCTGATATCCGGATGATCGGAAAGAGCACGGGAAACTGTCGCATATGATACATTAGCTGCTTTTGCTATATCCTTTATAGTTACGCTCATGAAGTCATCCCTATCCAAAACAAGTTTTCTTGAGTATAGCAAACGTTTTCGCAAATGTCAATGATAATTTTTTAACAAACTTATTGAAAACTATAGGATACCGGTTGGTAGCAGTACTCCAGACCCAGGGCTAGAGTATGAATATATTTACCTCCAAAGCTTTTCTAAAGGGCTTTTTTAAAACTGCTACAGCTTTATCATCTTTAACAAAGATATACCTTCTAAAGGATAGTGCAAAGTGATTGACCATTCTTTACTTAGGCCGGAGCTTATTGTAGAAAAAGTATATGAAGACCGTAGATTAGCCAGAGAATATGATGTTGCGGGCGCATGTAATTTTTCTGAAGCAAATTATGGTAAATATAATGCAGGATGCACCGCGTAAGCAACGGCATAAGCCAGGAGCAGGCCTTAGAACGTTTCGCTGTACGCTCTGCAAGTGAAACGAAGAACAGGCGTGGCCGGAGGCATGGAGGCCGAAGGCAGGCCGCTTGAGCATGGAGGCGAATTGCGGCCGTTAGCCTGCTCGAGTGGAGCGAGCAGCTAAGCGTACAAGAAACGTTCTTCAGACTGCGATGGCTTCATGACATTGCGTAGCGTGTTGCTTCTGGAATATTATGTATCAATAAAATTACATACGCCCTGATGTTGCCACCGTATGTGTAAAGCAAGCAGCTGTAGAAATTTCAAAAGAAGTACTAGGAGGCAGTAATGTATTAGTTACTACTGTAGCTGGTCTTCCCCACGGTTCCAATATCACAGAAATCAAAGTGCTGGAAACAGAACAGGCTATCGAAAGTAGTGTCATAGAGCTTGGTATAGTATTAAATAAAGGAACTTTATTATTCAGCTATATACAAAATTTTACAAAGCCTTAAGTTTAAAAAGACGTGCTATATTACCACCCATAATATCCTTTTTGCCATCTTCTGATACTTCTCCATTTAATAAAGCATTATACCTCGCTACTTCTACATGCATAAGTTCAAAGGGCGTATCACTTCCAAAGCACACTCGTCTAGTACCTAAAGTTCTTATTGCTCTGATTATAGGTATCGTTCTTATAGCGCTACCTATGAGCGTTATATTTTGACATTCCTGCGCCACTTCTATTGCGGCATGACTTAAATCAGCAAACGATGCTCCGCCCATATGAACCATTAGGATATTAACTTCCGGAAACATTTTTGCTATTTTACCTACTCGAAATGGATGAGTTCGTTCATAATCATCTGCCCCCACATGAAGAGCTAGTATTCTTCCTGTCTTAGCGATTTCTTCTATGAGCGGTAAAGCTAATTCGGGATCATCTATAAAGAAACTATTTTGTGCACCGTTAAGCTTTATGCCATAGAAATTATATTCGTATATACATCTCTTTATAATATTTTTGGATTCTTCCAACCCAAAGTGTGGATCTACCCAGCCAAAGCCTAATATCCTGTCAGGAAATCTAACAGATGATTCATAAATATATTTATTGGCCTCTTTTATCTCTCTCATATACGGTGGTTGAAGCCAAGTTATCGCTTTATCGACATCTGCTTTATCCATCCTCTTTATAAGTTCTTCCACATTTATACTATTGTTGCCCTCTGAGACTGGCGATATATGTACATCTGCATCTATTATCATTTACAATCTTCCCCTTCATAAAATGTGGTGACAGACTGCGGAGGTGCGCAATATTTTAGTATATTATCCTCTACATTAATGGATCCTATATACTGATATTTTTCTTCGCATGATGTACGATATGCAAAAAATATATTATTATGGTTTCCATTAATTCCTATATCAATTGCCTTTTGTTCTTCACTTATATTTATAACTACTAAAGCATTAGGGTTATCAGTATTATTCGCCGAAAATCCTATCAGTCCTATTGTAGAATCAGTGGCCGAAACAGCAGCTACAGCCATGCCCTGCTGGCCGGCTCTGCAAACTTGTTTGTAAAAATAATAACCTGGTTCAACTGAATAAGTACCATCTTCATAAACCTTAAATGCCGTACCCGGATTAGGATCTCCTCCCAACCATTTAACCGGCCTTTGTATGCACGCCCACGGGATAATAGCATTTGTTTTAGCACAATAAATATTATCCCTTATCTCATTTACGAACTTAGCATCCATTTTAGACCAGCTTGTAGATGTAACCCAGCTGTGTAGGCTAGGTTTTTTCTCTCGTATTATGTCGTTGCCCAGGCTTCTATGATCACCATAAAAATTACCATAATTCGGATTAAAAAAACCATGTGAGGTAATAATACCAAGCTTATCAACAGCATCCCGATCATCAGCTATGGCATAAGCATATCCCCAGTCACTAAAGCGATACCAATTTGTAGTCTCGCCAGGCGCCACTCCCATATCATTCATGCCTTGCTTATTCAAAATATCTCTTACTAATTTAATAAAATCGACAACTTGTTCAGCAGGCCAGTACATATTGTAATCATGGCCGGTGCCAAGATTTGAACCACTACCGTCATAAGGCCATCTATGATAATCCTCGCCCTCATTATGTAAGGATATATACTTTACTGGAAGATTTTCTATATCTCGCAAATACCTAGCCCAAGACACCATATATTTAGCACAATTTATTCTATGAGAAGGATCGAGGTCGCGTCCCCTTAATATCTTTTGTTTAGTCATCCATGCAGGCGGACCATACAATGTCGTTATTATATCTAAGTCCGCGTTTCGCTGTCGTGTTATTTTAAGGCCTTCTTTGGCAAAATAGCGCATCCATCGCGTCGTTTCAGTATGTTCATATAAAGAAAGATCTACATCATCTAAGCTCTTACTGTATTCTTGAGGTGGTATAGTCGGCTGATGAAACGGATCTAAAAACATTTTGATAATGCACGGCTTTAACCCTTCTTCACTAAATATCAAGTTTAATATATTTTTACGATCTTCATCTGTTAACAAACTAAATCCGCCGTAATCCTGAGGGTCAACAGTATAATCAGGCGTTTGCGCCGTTTCAACATAATTCACCCCGAATCCATCCCATTGCTGAAGTTTTTTTTGAAAGTCAACATATGCCTTTACCATAATCTTTATACATCCTCTCCAGATAATAATTTTTTCAAGCCCACAAGCTATTCAAGCTATTATTTTTTTATTAAATAAACTTATGGGCTTTTATGCATTAAATTATTTGCTTAAATATGGTTTGAAACTCCTGTTATAAAAGTCATTTGCCTCTTTTGTCATAATATCGCCGCCATTGGCAAACCACGTTTTCGTATACTCATCAAAAGCATCTATAGACTTTTTCCCTGTTATTATATCTAAGTATACTGATTTAGTAAGGGTCATTAAGTCATTACTATATTTCTGCATAGCAGGAGTATTTATTCCCATTAATACATCCCACATACCTGGATTTTGAGAAGCATACTCCACAGCTTTAGGATCAAGATAGTCTTTATATATATCTTCTACCCATATGGGGCATAAAGCACTTTCAGACATCTCTCTAACACCAACTTCGTCTAATCTTTTATTAAATTCAGTATAAGGTTCAAGGAACGTTGTGCCACCTTTATTTGCCGTTTTATCAATAAAGTCCCAGTGCACTCCTCTTTCACCCAACATAGCCAATTCAAAAAGCTCTTTGTCCGTGGCTATTGTTTCAAACATTCGCAGTATCGTTTCTAATTTGGCTTGATCTTTTTCAAGATGTTTGCCAAAGCATAAAACATATTTTCTCGGGCCCCATTCCCATGTCCCGTATTTACCATCGGGACCCTTAGGCCCGGGCACTGCTGTTATTTTAGCACCAGGAAGTTTCGATATATTTACATGAATCATACCTGTAGGTA encodes:
- a CDS encoding 5-deoxy-glucuronate isomerase — its product is MLIRRGKPFDYGYNSIVYEDQTGMDFGILKLKKDQGFADASAKERAFLLIQGDVVFEWGNRKAIVHRKSFLDQNPWCLHVPAGIAVNIKCISDEAELSVSQTDNSVAFDAHLYSDEECRSEERGKGTVNEMATRIVRTIFDYSNAPYSNLVLGEVINYPGKWSSYPPHHHPQPEIYYYKFSPENGFGFCNLGENVLKVKNNDTVEILNDASHPQVSAPGYAMYYIWVIRHLEGNPYITPTFESEHLWAMQEDAVIWPAK
- a CDS encoding transaldolase family protein, producing MTMDGYKSPLHRMASTMPTDFWNDSCSVEELTYAIENGAVGATTNPVIVFNVLKKEMHLWQDRINQIIKEMPKGTEEDVAWKLIEEMAVKGAELLKPVFDKENGLKGRISIQTNPKYYRNAEMMAEQAIHFNTLALNMQVKIPVTKAGIEAIEEATYNGVNINATVCFTVPQSLAVAEAIERGLDSREKEGKDIASMRPVCTIMVGRLDDWLKDVAEKDEILATPGYLDWAGIAAMKKAYRIYKERGYRTRLLAAAYRNYLQWSELMGGDIVLTIPYKWQKMFNASDIEVVARMDNDVDKEIIDELYAKFDDFRRAYDADGMKPEDFDGFGATKKTLKSFIEGYEQLLGVIRGFMITI
- the iolE gene encoding myo-inosose-2 dehydratase — its product is MDKNKVKLGIAPIAWTNDDMPELGAENTFEQCISEMALAGFEGTEIGNKYPKDPQVLKKALSLRGLRVCNAWFSAYLTTKPLQETVDAFVKHRDLLYELGAKIIGAAEQGHSIQGLKDIPVFAGKPIFTKEEWKRLADGLNYLGKLAQNKGMVLTYHHHMGTGVQTLEEIDRLMSMTDPDFVYLLYDTGHLVFSGEDPVEVVKKYAARIKHVHLKDVRKDVLEKVKREDMSFLDAVRAGVFTVPGDGMIDFAPIFKVLDDTGYEGWMVVEAEQDPAKANPLEYALKAREYIKVKAGL
- the iolD gene encoding 3D-(3,5/4)-trihydroxycyclohexane-1,2-dione acylhydrolase (decyclizing), whose amino-acid sequence is MKTMRMTTAQALVKFLDNQYIEFDGVEQKFVRGVFALFGHGNVLGIGQALEEDPGELIVHQGKNEQGMAHAAIGFAKQMHRRQIYSCTSSIGPGAANMVTAAGTATANRIPVLFLPGDTYAMRQPDPVLQQVEQYYNIGITTNDAFKAVSRYWDRISRPEQLMSAAINAMRVLTNPADTGAVTLAMPQDVEAEAYDFPVEFLAKRVHRIERMPATKEMISDAVKLIMSKKKPILICGGGVKYSEAQEAFRTFAEAFNIPFGETQAGKGAITWDHELNLGGIGATGNIAANTIAKEADLVIGVGTRYTDFTTSSKWLFQNPDVDFLNINIASFDAYKLDGVRVVADAKAALEAICEELKETGYKSAYTTEIKEARDKWLRELDRLANIKYGEGFQPEIAGQRDEVIEEFGEKFGSYMPQTRVLGILNEIIDDNAIVVGSSGSLPGDMQRMWRPKAPDTYHMEYGYSCMGYEINAALGVKMARPDVEVYSMVGDGSYLMLHSELITSIQERKKINVVLFDNASFGCINNLQMGHGMGSFGTEFRMRNEQTGKLDGELMCIDFAKCAEGYGCKTYRVRSEEELRNAIEDAKKQTVSTLIDIKVLPKTMTHDYESWWRVGNAEVARKQDIVKATEELKEELKKARKY
- the iolG gene encoding inositol 2-dehydrogenase; amino-acid sequence: MGERLKIGIIGAGRIGKLHAENIVRNVPKAELVAIADIFADQIKEWADELGIHAVTKNYKDILNNPEIEAVLICSPTNTHADFIIEAAKAGKHIFCEKPIDLSVDKVKAALDAVKAAGVKLQIGFNRRFDHNHKAVREAVVEGRVGKPHIIQITSRDPAPPPIEYVKSSGGLFLDMTIHDFDMARYLAGSEVEEVYAAGAVLVDPAIGEAGDIDTAVITLRFENGAIGVINNSRKATYGYDQRVEVFGSNGSAEDQNDTPSTRILSTADGIIGEKPKYFFLERYNDSFVEEIKEFVDAVINDTDPPVSGEDGLKPVLIALAAKKSLEENRPVKIHEIENSI
- a CDS encoding LacI family DNA-binding transcriptional regulator translates to MSVTIKDIAKAANVSYATVSRALSDHPDISEETKKKIKKLAKDMGYTPNIIARSLITKATKTIGLIIPDITNPFFPEVAQGVESHAYDNGYTVLLCTTNWQIEREERYLKALKSKMVDGIIIAPAVDDSHIISNFNGGDTPVVFVTYSPDDPDCSFVATDDYKCGYMATEYLLKLGHKNIAYIGGLENSSSDRRRFEGYREALKSYGLPLRYSPMHGQFKQMSGYELTKELLIYNDIPTAILAGNDVLALGVIQAVEEFGLKVPDNVSVMGIDDISFASFDKISLTTVAQPKVKIGQLAAEIIIQKINSPQDKTPIKKILEPRLIIRRTCRSI
- a CDS encoding amidohydrolase family protein — translated: MIIDADVHISPVSEGNNSINVEELIKRMDKADVDKAITWLQPPYMREIKEANKYIYESSVRFPDRILGFGWVDPHFGLEESKNIIKRCIYEYNFYGIKLNGAQNSFFIDDPELALPLIEEIAKTGRILALHVGADDYERTHPFRVGKIAKMFPEVNILMVHMGGASFADLSHAAIEVAQECQNITLIGSAIRTIPIIRAIRTLGTRRVCFGSDTPFELMHVEVARYNALLNGEVSEDGKKDIMGGNIARLFKLKAL